In Rhipicephalus sanguineus isolate Rsan-2018 chromosome 1, BIME_Rsan_1.4, whole genome shotgun sequence, the DNA window aATAGGCACGTGTAAAAGGCCTACTATGTCATAGttcatcattttgcgaatcagtgaagtaTCCACTACGCGTCCGAAAGGCAGTACGCGTACCTATGCAGCTGCACACTTCGCTTGAACCTGGTCAGCATGCGCAATACTGCCGAAGTATCAGACTGAGTAACAATTTTCATTTCAACACCTCACAGAAGTACCACTTACACATAAATTGCTGATGCTGattgttattgttattactattattattattagtagtagtagtagtagtagcagtagtagtagcagttgttGTTGTAGTACtgctatatggacactctcgatgggTTCGGGTTCATAGATTCAGCAGACAAGTTTGTACTGCGCAAGGAAACAACACATAAGAACATAGATACACACAGACACGCGAAGTGCAGcgtcgttgggctagttggttcatagattcagCAGACAAGTTTGTACTGCGCAAGGAaacaacacgtaagaacataaaaacacacgGACACGCCAAGCGCAGCGtcgttggctagttggttcatagattcagCAGACAAGTTTGTACTGCGCAAGGAAACGacacgtaagaacatagaaacacacAGACACGCGAAGCGCAGCgtctttgggctagttggttcatagattcagCAGACAAGTTTGTACTGCGCAAGGAaacaacacgtaagaacataaaaacacacgGACACGCCAAGCGCAGcgtcgttgggctagttggtccatAGATTCAGCAGACAAGTTTGTACTGCGCAAGGAaacaacacgtaagaacatagaTACACACAGACACGCGAAGTGTAGCGtcgttggctagttggttcatatagATTCAGCAGACAAGTTTGTACTGCGCAAGGAaacaacacgtaagaacatagaaacacacAGACACGCGAAACGCAGcgtcgttgggctagttggttcatagattcagCAGACAAGTTTGTACTGCGCAAGGAaacaacacgtaagaacatagaTACACACAGACACGCGAAACGCAGCGtcgttggctagttggttcatagattcagCAGACAAGTTTGTACTGCGCAAGGAcacaacacgtaagaacatagaaacacacAGACACGCGAAGCGCAGCgtctttgggctagttggttcatagattcagCAGACAAGTTTGTACTGCGCAAGGAaacaacacgtaagaacatagaaacacacAGACACGCGAAGCGCAGcgtcgttgggctagttggttcatagattcagCAGACAAGTTTGTACTGCGCAAGGAaacaacacgtaagaacatagaaacacacAGACACGCGAAGCGCAGCgtctttgggctagttggttcatagattcagCAGACAAGTTTGCACTGCGCAAGGAaacaacacgtaagaacatagaaacacacAGACACGCGAAGCGCAGTGCTCGTCATCATACCTACAAATACTGTATACACACTACAGCAGGAACAATTAAATAAAGAACATGTTACAAAACTTCGCTTTTCATAAGAGCGGCACTTTATCACTAAAGTGACATAAAACACCCCTCTTATAATCAGCGCAAACGATTCAGCAACCTATACCTTGGTAGATCAAGGGGCGATGCCAGATTATGTACACAACACCCCTTGATCCTTGAGGATTCTCAGGCCTGGTGTTGCTCGTACATTTTCTCTATCAACGGTTTGGCTTCTGGCTAGATCTGTATGTAGCGTTCGAGACGGACTTATTCAGGCTGATTACTTTTCTGCCCCGCATAAAGACACTGCAGCCAGTGGCATTATTTTGTAGCTGTTCTTTTCCTCAACTACATTTTGCCCCGGATAAATTCACAATATATAGCGCCCAATCGAGCAGACGAGTGGCACGTACAAAATAACAGAATACACGTTACAAGCTACAGTTTTAGCTAAGCCATGCATATTAGGCAGCGGCATATAACCACGCTTCCACACACAGCCCCGACAACGCAAGGGCATCAACCTTTGTACGAAAAAGCGACCGGCTGTTTGGCGGTGTCTCCACAAACAATCAGTTAAGCATGTAAGCCAACTGGTTCATACACAGCGGGTGCTACGCAGCGTCACCGCTTAATTGCGGTTAATAGGCATCCAACAGAACAAGCAGCGCTGAGAAGCCATTGCGACGGCGGCAAGGCAACGACGCAAGAGTTGCTGCCCTCTACTACCGCTTATATATAcatgtttatttaatgtgcccttTTATGCAGGCATGCGACGTGTCAACTATATATGTCGCAACATAGTCGCATGTACAAAGGGCGCATTAAATGGCAGTGCAATACATGCAGTTGGGTTTGCCACACTATCATGACATTCAACGACGTCTGTGAGCGATAACCAATAGTTTTAATCAAAGTTCACAGGCGTTTCTTTAATCGTAGCACTGGGCGCTTGAAATTACTGTAGATAACGCTGTTCAAGCCGGACAGTGCAGTACACTCCCCCCTATCAGCCATGGTTTACCGCAACCGAGGGAACCTGTGTCGCCCTTCTCGAAAGTTGCTTTGCGCTAAGGTCGAAAAAGAAGGCTGctgtgaagcagacgacagcggcgGCGATTGCCCGTGTGGCAAGTACCACCACAGTGACGTGTGTACTCGCCCTCATGGCTGTCCACACACCAAGCAGGCACCGAGTCACGTGCAGAGGCGTCCTACAAAGAAGCAGCAGCAGTGCCATGAGCCAAAAAACACGCACTATGCTCGCCCGCCGCGCAAACGAACGCCTCGTGCCTCTGCCCAGCCACACGGACGCCCGCAGCCAGGCGTACAAGGCGCTGACCAGCAGGAACGGCGACGCGGACAGCGCCGCGAAGGAGATGAACGGCTCGACCATCTTGACCATCGCGGGCCACTTCACAACGCACTGCCCGTGGACAGCTAGCGCGCGCGCATCGACGAACAGCACCTGAGGCAGGCAAACGACTGTGCCCAGAAACCAGACGCCGGCGTTGTTCAGGTGGCAAGATCTCGGCTTGGGAGGCCTGCCAGCGACAAAGCGAGCGGCGGCCACAACGAGCGTGTAGCCGTGCACAAACACTCCAAGGTGCTCTGAAAAGGAACACGCGTAGCAAAGCGCTTCCCTGAAGGGCCATCGACGCAGGAGCACTGACACTGGGTCAAGTAGCACGCCGAAAGCGCAGACGAGTAGATCGGCGATGGC includes these proteins:
- the LOC119388276 gene encoding somatostatin receptor type 4, whose amino-acid sequence is MEYSWSGRQLPYSAEMGGIGPLFYVAFAVLLVPGVVGNLSVVLMACCYPRLRTPAGIYVVNVAIADLLVCAFGVLLDPVSVLLRRWPFREALCYACSFSEHLGVFVHGYTLVVAAARFVAGRPPKPRSCHLNNAGVWFLGTVVCLPQVLFVDARALAVHGQCVVKWPAMVKMVEPFISFAALSASPFLLVSALYAWLRASVWLGRGTRRSFARRASIVRVFWLMALLLLLCRTPLHVTRCLLGVWTAMRASTHVTVVVLATRAIAAAVVCFTAAFFFDLSAKQLSRRATQVPSVAVNHG